In the genome of Paenibacillus pabuli, the window GATAACACTCTTCCAGATGCGGATAACCGGATAAAATGAAGGTCTCGATCCCCAGTTCTTCATACTCTCTGATTCTGGCAGCGACCTGACCTGGATCACCGACAAGTGCGGTTCCGGCACCACCTCTGACCAATCCAATGCCCGCCCACAGATTGGGGCTAATCTCCAGGTTGGAACGATCACCATTATGCAGCCTGGCCATTCTCTGCTGTCCCACGGAATCCATGCGGGCATAGATCTTCTGGGCTGCGGCTATTGTCTCCTCATCTAGGTGGGAGATCAGCTCATTAGCGGCCTTCCATGCTTCATCTGCTGTCGGACGTACAATCACATGCATACGTATGCCAAAACGAATGCTTCTGCCTTTTTTTGCAGCCAACTCCCTCATTTGATGAATTTTGGCTTCCACCTGACCTGGTGGCTCACCCCACGTTAAATACACATCGACATGGTCTGCTGCCACTTCCATTGCAGCGTTCGAGGAACCTCCAAAATAGAGTGGTGGATGCGGCTTTTGAATGGTCGGGTACAGGACGGAACCACCCTTTACCTTCAAATATTCCCCTTCATAGTCAACCGTCTCTCCCTCCAGTTCCTTGCGCCAAATCGTCAGAAACTCATCGGCTAACGCATAGCGTTCATCATGATCCAGGAAGAGTCCCTCTCCTTCAAGCTCAATGGGATCTCCCCCAGCCACCACATTGATCAACAGTCTTCCTTTGGAGAAACGATCCAGTGTTGCAGCCATGCGTGCCGCTGTGGTTGGCATCATCAGACCTGGTCGCGCAGCAACAAGAAACTTCAGCCTTTCCGTGGAAGAAATCAGCGATGAAGCAACAATCCAGGCATCTTCACATGACTTTCCCGTAGGTAGCAAAACACCGGCATATCCAAGTTCATCCGCGGCTTGTGCCACCTGCTTGCAGTAATGATAACTAACCGCCCGGGCTCCTTCTTTTGTTCCAAGATACCTGCCATCCCCGTGTGTGGGAATAAACCAAAACAGTTCCATAGGTATGACCTCATTCCTACCTTTATATTTTATTTTTCCGATTGATTTGGTATGTTTTATTTATTATGATAGCTATTATCTGCTGGATATCAACGATCAATTAGGCAGAATCTGACGGTTAAACAACGCATTTGACCGATGTGTTGCGAAAATGTCTTATTCAGCTACATTCCCAAACCATTTGAAGGCTCAACAAAGTTGATCAATCCGTTGTTTTCGAGGTGATGAGAAGTGAATGACTCCCGTGGAGTGGATCGAAGAATTATACGAACCCGTGTGATGATTTCCGAAGCTTTCCTGAACATTCTGCCACAGAAATCCTTCGCCGAAATTAGTGTCGTGGACATCGCCGAACAAGCGAATATCAATCGCTCTACCTTTTACGCCCACTTTCTGGACAAGGATGACTTATTGGACAGCATGGTGAATGAAAAATTTCAACTGCTTGATCAGTTATTGACGAAACGGAATACCCGCCTTGGGAGTTTACCTTCATTGAATGAGCCAGATCCCATATTTTCAGTCTTGTTTGAGCATATATTAGAGCATGATGAATTCTATCGGGTGATGCTGCTCATCGATCCTGCCGGGAATTTCAACAGCCGGTTGAATGAACTGATTAGAGAGACGTTTTTCGATCGAATTTCCCACTCAGACATGGTGCAAAAGGAAGTGCCCCTGGATATTTTACTGGATCATATCAGCTTCTCCACCACCGGAATTATCTACAGATGGCTTGCTGACACTAAAGTATGCTCTCCTCACTATATGGCTCTTCAACTAACCCGCATTGCTCTGCTAGGAACATATCAAGCAATGGGAGTATCAGGTTAGAGGAAGTAGTCCTTCCTCTAATAACAGTCATGAGGACATGATTGATACAAGTGACACGTGATACTTACGATAAAACAAAAAGAACTGTCACTTAAGCATTTATCGCGCTTAAAGACAGTTCTTTGGCCGTTTAGTCCGTAATTGTCTCACCGTGTACTCAAGTAAGCAATACCCAATCCCCCGGTAACCGGATTCTCGTAAATTTCACATTCAACATCGAATACTTCACCAATCATTTCACGGGTCAGAATATCGGCGGGTTTGCCATGAACCACAATCTGTCCCTGCTTCACGACATAGAGGTAATCGCAATACTCTGCGGCGAGTTCCAGATCATGGAGCGCAGCCAATATGCCGATGTCCAAACTCCGCACAATGTTGAGGATCTGGAGCTGATATTTGATATCCAGATGGTTGGTAGGCTCGTCCAATATCAGAAATTCGGGCTGCTGCGCCAGCACTCGGGCAAGAACCACTCGCTGCTTCTCCCCGCCGGACAGGGACACGTAATTGCGATCCGCATGTCCGGTCAGATGAACCTTTTCCAACGCCTGCTCCACGATTTCATGATCCCGTTCATTATCCGTCTCCAGCAGCTTCTTGTGCGGGGTACGACCCATCATGACCATTTCACGTACCGTAAAATCAAAGCTCAACTCGTTAAACTGACCCACAACGCCCATGTGCCGGGACACAACCTTGGGACTGGATTTCAGAATGTCCGTATCATCGAGAAATACTTTGCCTTGCTGCGGTTTGATCACTTTATAGATGCTCTTGAGCAGCGTTGATTTGCCACAACCGTTCGGGCCAATCAGGCCAACGAATTGCTTGCCATTTACCTGTAAAGAAATGTCCCGGATAATATCCGTGTTCAGCACCGATATGGATACATTTTTTACATTCAGTTTCATGTTTATTTTCCTCCAAAACCGTAGCCTTTTTTGACTAACATATACATAAACATCGGTGCACCAATCATCGCTGTAATGATTCCGATCGGCAATTCAACGCTGGAAATCAGTGATCGTGCAATAACATCCGTCCAGATCAGGAAGATGGCACCGAATAGTACGGATACAGGCATCACTTTACGATGATCCGATCCAACCAGCCCTCTCACGATATGTGGAATAATTAATCCGACAAAACCGATCATGCCGCAGCTTGCTACCATTACGCCGGTTACGAGAGCTGTTAACAGCATGTATATTCTGCGATATACACTTAGATTAATCCCGAGTGTAACCGCGGCTTCGTCACCCAGCAGCATCGTATTAAGAACCCGGGACTGCAGCAGGAAGAACAAAATAGCTACGAGCACAACGATGCTAATCAGTGGAAGCTTGTTCCATCCGGATGAGGCGAGACTACCCATAGTCCAGAATGTTACCGTCTTGATGCCTTCGGCATTGTTGGCAAAATAAATGATAAAGTTCGAAAAGGCGCTACATAGCGCATTAATGACCATCCCGGCAAGCACCAGCTTGACCGACGTCATTTTTCCCCGAATACCTGCCAGTGCCAGGACCAGCAAGGATGCACCCATCGCTCCGGCAAATGCCCAGAAAGCCACCCCGGTCTGAGCCAGCCAGCCAATTACCCCGAATCCGATCAGAATGGCAAACGTAGCCCCGAGTGAAGCTCCTGAGGAGATCCCCAGTATATACGGGTCTGCGAGCGGATTCTGCACGGCAGCCTGCATAACTGCTCCGCACAAGGCCAGCCCGGCACCGATAAACATCGCCATCAGTACACGCGGAAAGCGAATCTGCCAGATGATATCCGTAAAGGACCCCGCCTCAATCGGCGTAGAGCCGAATTGAAATCCGGTTAATTTGTACAACAGAATACGATAAGACTCAGCGAGCGGAATGCTCACCTGTCCAATGGATACAGCAATTCCAACCGAAATAACCATGACGATGATTAAAGCGGCAACCAATACTGCAAAACCGGATTTGCTGTGAATCAGGGACTCCCTCATCCCCATACGCTGCTTCTGAATCTGAACCGTCTGTGCCATCTCTTCCCCCATCAATTCTCATATAATTAAATCACTAAAAATCAAGCTATTTACAAACCATTTTCTCGGATTATAATTGAGAATGATTATCTTTGTCAATTTAAGAATAATACATATCAGCTGGATGCACTGGTCCTGGTGAAACTAAAAATACGTTTTGCACTCCATTTAACTACCCATATTGAAATTCAGGCTTGACATTAGTTTGATAACAAACTATATTACTCATATGAAAACGACAGACACTATATCACTCATATCCAAAATTAAAGAGAAGGTCAACCGCTTCATTTTATCCGAGATGGCTGAGCAGGGAATCCAGGATCTGGCTACGTCCCATGGAGATATCATCTACGCCCTGTACAACCATGGCCGAATGACCATGGCTGAAATCGCCAAAAAAATTGGCAAGGATAAATCCACGGTCACAGCGCTTGTCAACAAATTGGTGCGCAACGGTTATGTCGCCAAAGAGCGTGATGCAACAGATTCACGGATTGTCCATGTGACATTGACTGCAAAAGGAGAAGAACTTAAACCGGTCTTTGAAGATATTTCACAGCGCATGCTGGACGCGTTCTATGCGGATGTGACTGAAGCGGAGAAAAAGGAACTGCTTCGAATTTTGATGAAAATTCACGGCAACTTCTAATTTTTTTTGGAATAATAGTTTGATATAAAACTAAATTTCGGAGGGACGTCCTAATGATCGATTTTACTCAATTGCTACCTGAACATGAAGTCAAAACGATAGGAGAACATGATTTGTACCTTGAAATATTTAATGGGAATTCGGGCCCTCACTCGGTACATTCAATAAAAAGGCCGCCCCTCTTGTTTGTTCATGGCGCATATACAGGCAGCTGGATGTGGAGCAAATATATTCCCCACTTTGTTGAGCAAGGCTGGACCTGCTACGTCATGAACCTGCGAAGTCATTACAAAAGCCGGGTAATGGACATGACAAAAATTACGTTTGACGATTATTTGGAGGATATTCGTGAAGTTCTGGCACAGTGTGACGAGTCCCCTGTTCTCATCGGCTTCAGCATGGGCGGAATACTCAGTCAGAAAATTGCCGAGACGCTTACTTTAACTGGATTGGTGATCATTGATTCCAGCCTAAGCAAGGAGGTTCATCAATTGATTCCCTATCCTGAGACTGTTCGAATGACACCTGACATTGTCATCCCTCCCCCGGCTCGTGAAGAACATAGCAGTATTGATGAAGCTGCGGAAGACATTGCTTTCCAGCGTAAATATCTGCAGATGGAGTCATCGAAGGCATTTCTCACATTTTCGGCGGCATCGGGCTTAAGTAGCGGTGTATCCATCAACGGCGATTTAATTACATGTCCAAGCCTGGTCATCAAAGCTGTAGAATCCGATGACGAAGAGCGAAGAGGTCAACTGACTGCAGAACAGCTGGGCGCTGAATATGCAGGGCTGTGGAATACGACCCATACCGGATTGCTCGTTGGCCAGCGATATAAGGAAGCTGTGGAGATCATCCTAAAATGGTTAAACAGCAGACAAAATTAATCGCTAATCTCACACAATGGCTTTTCTTAGAAGGTAATTCAATAGCATGTACTGTCAACCCAATTCTTCCTATGAATAAGTTTTAGCATCCGCACCTTTTTCAAGTGTACGTGCACTTCTGGGCACACGCCTACATACAATAAATCGACCCTGTTCCCACATGTGCTCAGGCCAGATCGTTGTAAAACTGCAGGAGGTGTCATCTGTGCCCGGATTGTTTACCGCAATTGCCCTGTTCATTAAAGAGTTAACGTTACTCGTCTCGTATGTCAAAAACAATGCCTTTCCTCAGCCACTTGCTGAGGATGATGAAGCCAAACATTTACGCCTCATGGCCGAAGGTAATGCTCATTCGCGTAATTTGCTTATCGAACACAATCTGCGCCTCGTGGCGCATATCGTCAAGAAATTTGACAATACTGGCGAAGATCAGGAAGACCTCATTTCCATCGGAACCATCGGCTTAATTAAAGCCATTGAAAGTTTCCAGCAAGGAAAGGGCACAAAGCTGGCTACATTTGCTGCTCGCTGTATCGAAAATGAAATCCTAATTACATTAGAGTTGCTTAGAATGGAATAATTTCTATTTCTTCCTCTCCTACACGAATTTCACGAGCTACCATTCTTATGATGGTTCGCTTATCCTCAAACGTTAATTCATCTGGGTTTCGATCCAGGTAATACTCCAGCGTTTCAGCCATCAGGTTCCGGCTGCTCTCAAAGCGCTGTTCGTCCTCTTGCTTATTTTGTAATTCAGCGAGACGTTTGGTTAGTTGTTCTTCGCGTACGGACAACTCTCTCAGTTCATCCCGGATTTCTTCCTCCCCAATGCCTAAATCAGACGAAAATAATTTAATGACTCTTTTGCGTGCTGCCTTCGTTTTCTCGATGTCCTCCTCCACACGTTCAATCTCATTGTCCATGTATGACGTTTGAGTCTCTTCCATGGCTGCTGCGATCTCTTCGGGATTATTTAGCCAATTGTGAATGGTATCCCAAACCATATCGTCAATTTTACTGCAAGCAATCTTCCGTCCACATCCTCGTTCTTTGGCACCAGCAGAGTTTTTAATATCAGTATATTCATATACATGCTTACCCCAGTTCTTCGACTTTCGCCCCGTCATAGTGTTGCCGCAGTTGGTACAACGCAGCAGTCCGGATAACAGGTAAGGATGAAGCGACTCTTTACTATATCTTCGCCGTGATTCGCCTAACATCAATTGGGCATGATCATATTTTTCTTTTGTAATAATTTGCGGCACATCAACATAGATCCATTCCTCTTTAGGTCGCAGTTTCATGGGTACCTTGTCTTCTGCGGATCGATGTTTGTTGCCCAACATTCCTTCTGTGTCCCAACGATTCTGCGGCATTCTCCCGGTATATGCCTCATTCAGAAGGATCTGACGAACTACATTACGGTGCCAGACTGAAGCTCCACGTTTGGTAGGTATAAGATTATCTGTAAGGTAGAGTGCGATCCCATTCATACCTTGTGCAATATTGTTAGGTTTTGTAAATAGTTCAAAGATAAGCTGCACCACACGTGCTTCTTTTTCATTAATAACGTATTCGCTATTTTCTTTATCATAGTCGTATCCGTACGTGAATGAGTTTTTAACTACCTTTCCTTTACGGGCCTTCTCCCTCCGGCCACTGCTCATCCGTTCATTAATTTTGGCTTTCTCAAACTCTGAAATGGCTCCACGCATGCTGTAAAACAATTGCCCTTCAGGTGTTTTGGCATACTCACCGCTGATGAATATTAGTTCTGCTCCGTTCTTTTCCAACTCTTCTGTGATGATCAATTGCAGCATTAGCTTCCGCGCCAGCCGGTCCGGGTCCAAACAAATAACCTTGGTAATCAAACCGTCCTTAACGTCTTTTCTAAGCTGGGTTAGTCCAGGCCGTTCCAAAAACTCACCAGAATAACCGTCATCAATATACTTTTTGACTTCAGTCGTTCCGGCCTTCTTGATCCCTTCCCGGATCTGGTTGTCTATGGAGTGACCCGTCCGTGCTTGTTCTTCTGTTGACACCCTCGCCAGTATTCCGATCATGTTGAATCCTCCCGTATTTTTGATAGAGATAATGATAGCAGGCGGATCGGAGTCTGTCATTAGAATCTGATACGGTAAACTTAACATGCATCTGCGCTCACCTCGACTCATCATATGAGCCAAAGGATTGTCCTAAATACTTTTAAAAAGGCGTTTCGTCCTGTACGTACTTCCAATTATCGTCCTTGTA includes:
- a CDS encoding recombinase family protein; this encodes MIGILARVSTEEQARTGHSIDNQIREGIKKAGTTEVKKYIDDGYSGEFLERPGLTQLRKDVKDGLITKVICLDPDRLARKLMLQLIITEELEKNGAELIFISGEYAKTPEGQLFYSMRGAISEFEKAKINERMSSGRREKARKGKVVKNSFTYGYDYDKENSEYVINEKEARVVQLIFELFTKPNNIAQGMNGIALYLTDNLIPTKRGASVWHRNVVRQILLNEAYTGRMPQNRWDTEGMLGNKHRSAEDKVPMKLRPKEEWIYVDVPQIITKEKYDHAQLMLGESRRRYSKESLHPYLLSGLLRCTNCGNTMTGRKSKNWGKHVYEYTDIKNSAGAKERGCGRKIACSKIDDMVWDTIHNWLNNPEEIAAAMEETQTSYMDNEIERVEEDIEKTKAARKRVIKLFSSDLGIGEEEIRDELRELSVREEQLTKRLAELQNKQEDEQRFESSRNLMAETLEYYLDRNPDELTFEDKRTIIRMVAREIRVGEEEIEIIPF
- a CDS encoding MarR family winged helix-turn-helix transcriptional regulator; this encodes MKTTDTISLISKIKEKVNRFILSEMAEQGIQDLATSHGDIIYALYNHGRMTMAEIAKKIGKDKSTVTALVNKLVRNGYVAKERDATDSRIVHVTLTAKGEELKPVFEDISQRMLDAFYADVTEAEKKELLRILMKIHGNF
- the ssuD gene encoding FMNH2-dependent alkanesulfonate monooxygenase gives rise to the protein MELFWFIPTHGDGRYLGTKEGARAVSYHYCKQVAQAADELGYAGVLLPTGKSCEDAWIVASSLISSTERLKFLVAARPGLMMPTTAARMAATLDRFSKGRLLINVVAGGDPIELEGEGLFLDHDERYALADEFLTIWRKELEGETVDYEGEYLKVKGGSVLYPTIQKPHPPLYFGGSSNAAMEVAADHVDVYLTWGEPPGQVEAKIHQMRELAAKKGRSIRFGIRMHVIVRPTADEAWKAANELISHLDEETIAAAQKIYARMDSVGQQRMARLHNGDRSNLEISPNLWAGIGLVRGGAGTALVGDPGQVAARIREYEELGIETFILSGYPHLEECYRTAELLFPKLQYSQHGERGDHSFVGPFGEIIANNNIPDRMVKREVSSKS
- a CDS encoding TetR/AcrR family transcriptional regulator → MNDSRGVDRRIIRTRVMISEAFLNILPQKSFAEISVVDIAEQANINRSTFYAHFLDKDDLLDSMVNEKFQLLDQLLTKRNTRLGSLPSLNEPDPIFSVLFEHILEHDEFYRVMLLIDPAGNFNSRLNELIRETFFDRISHSDMVQKEVPLDILLDHISFSTTGIIYRWLADTKVCSPHYMALQLTRIALLGTYQAMGVSG
- a CDS encoding FecCD family ABC transporter permease, with the protein product MRESLIHSKSGFAVLVAALIIVMVISVGIAVSIGQVSIPLAESYRILLYKLTGFQFGSTPIEAGSFTDIIWQIRFPRVLMAMFIGAGLALCGAVMQAAVQNPLADPYILGISSGASLGATFAILIGFGVIGWLAQTGVAFWAFAGAMGASLLVLALAGIRGKMTSVKLVLAGMVINALCSAFSNFIIYFANNAEGIKTVTFWTMGSLASSGWNKLPLISIVVLVAILFFLLQSRVLNTMLLGDEAAVTLGINLSVYRRIYMLLTALVTGVMVASCGMIGFVGLIIPHIVRGLVGSDHRKVMPVSVLFGAIFLIWTDVIARSLISSVELPIGIITAMIGAPMFMYMLVKKGYGFGGK
- a CDS encoding ABC transporter ATP-binding protein yields the protein MKLNVKNVSISVLNTDIIRDISLQVNGKQFVGLIGPNGCGKSTLLKSIYKVIKPQQGKVFLDDTDILKSSPKVVSRHMGVVGQFNELSFDFTVREMVMMGRTPHKKLLETDNERDHEIVEQALEKVHLTGHADRNYVSLSGGEKQRVVLARVLAQQPEFLILDEPTNHLDIKYQLQILNIVRSLDIGILAALHDLELAAEYCDYLYVVKQGQIVVHGKPADILTREMIGEVFDVECEIYENPVTGGLGIAYLSTR
- a CDS encoding alpha/beta hydrolase, encoding MIDFTQLLPEHEVKTIGEHDLYLEIFNGNSGPHSVHSIKRPPLLFVHGAYTGSWMWSKYIPHFVEQGWTCYVMNLRSHYKSRVMDMTKITFDDYLEDIREVLAQCDESPVLIGFSMGGILSQKIAETLTLTGLVIIDSSLSKEVHQLIPYPETVRMTPDIVIPPPAREEHSSIDEAAEDIAFQRKYLQMESSKAFLTFSAASGLSSGVSINGDLITCPSLVIKAVESDDEERRGQLTAEQLGAEYAGLWNTTHTGLLVGQRYKEAVEIILKWLNSRQN